In Gemmatimonadota bacterium, the sequence CGATATCTGGCGGCTTTGGGGTGCCTATTCCTGGCAATGCTGGTGGGCTTTTTCGATGACCGCTATGAATGGAGTGAATACCGCATGGGGTTGTTCGACCTGGTCATCTCCATTTTTGGTGCTATAGTCGTGTGCCAGATGGCACCCGTCGAAGTGTGGCTACCGCTAATTAAAACCTCAGTTATTGTGCCACCCTGGATTTATATCCCTATTGCTACATGCTTGTTGTGGATGACTATTAACGCCACAAACTGCACAGACGGCGTGGATGGTCTATCGGGCAGTTTGTGCATGCTGGCATTCATTTTTTTGGGCGGCGCACTGTA encodes:
- a CDS encoding phospho-N-acetylmuramoyl-pentapeptide-transferase — its product is MLYWLGEQLLDIYGPFRLFTSYLFLVGAGTALACVLTWRILPKMWHQLPRDQGRAHAVGAAQNKGKPVGAGVIFISIFIVVGFLFVPLGMRYLAALGCLFLAMLVGFFDDRYEWSEYRMGLFDLVISIFGAIVVCQMAPVEVWLPLIKTSVIVPPWIYIPIATCLLWMTINATNCTDGVDGLSGSLCMLAFIFLGGAL